The Geothrix sp. genome has a window encoding:
- a CDS encoding thiazole synthase, with translation MSLVIAGKTFNNRLVLGTGKYKDFATMQACYRAARVEMVTLAVRRFDLSAKGEDNILNWIPKDIALLPNTAGCYTREDALRVARLAREALDTNWVKLEVIGDPKSLYPDNEETLEAARILVKEGFTVLPYVNADPILAKKLCDAGCAAVMPLGSAIGSGLGVQNPMTLLLIKEVVESYQLPMIVDAGVGTASDAALAMELGADGVLLNTAVAEAGEPTKMAQAMDHAVIAGRLAFESGRMPKRLYASASSPMAGVIGR, from the coding sequence ATGTCCCTGGTCATCGCCGGCAAGACCTTCAACAACCGCCTCGTCCTCGGTACGGGCAAGTACAAGGATTTCGCCACCATGCAGGCCTGCTACCGGGCCGCGCGGGTGGAAATGGTCACCCTGGCCGTGCGCCGCTTCGACCTCAGCGCCAAGGGCGAGGACAACATCCTCAACTGGATTCCCAAGGACATCGCCCTGCTGCCCAACACCGCCGGCTGCTACACCCGCGAGGACGCCCTGCGCGTGGCGCGCCTGGCACGCGAAGCGCTCGACACGAACTGGGTGAAGCTCGAAGTCATCGGTGATCCAAAGAGCCTCTACCCCGACAACGAGGAAACCCTGGAAGCCGCCAGGATCCTCGTGAAGGAGGGCTTCACGGTGCTGCCCTATGTGAACGCCGATCCCATCCTCGCCAAGAAGCTCTGCGATGCGGGCTGCGCCGCCGTGATGCCCCTGGGCAGCGCCATCGGCTCGGGCCTGGGCGTGCAGAACCCCATGACGCTGCTGCTGATCAAGGAAGTGGTCGAGAGCTATCAGCTGCCCATGATCGTAGATGCCGGCGTGGGCACGGCCTCCGATGCGGCCCTGGCCATGGAGCTGGGTGCCGATGGCGTGCTGCTCAACACCGCCGTGGCCGAGGCCGGGGAGCCCACCAAGATGGCCCAGGCCATGGATCACGCCGTGATCGCCGGACGGCTCGCCTTCGAGAGCGGCCGCATGCCCAAGCGCCTCTATGCCAGTGCCAGCAGCCCCATGGCGGGCGTCATCGGGCGATAG
- a CDS encoding aminotransferase class V-fold PLP-dependent enzyme, translating into MTALLPNVDPDGLLEFSVVYTDRALNHMSKRFQQVMREMNRILAKVYHAQAAVIVPGSGTFGMEAVARQFATGKKALVIRDGFFSFRWSQIFDMGGIPASHVVLKARRTGTDRQSPWVPTPIAEVVAAIAAEKPAVVIAPHVETAAGIILPNDYLKAVAEATHAVGGLFVLDCIASGCMWVDMEALGVDVLVSAPQKGWSGSPCCAMVMLSERAKGVMEASTSTSFACDLKKWSAIMDAYLKGGHAYHATMPTDALAKVCAVMQEMEAYGFDKLQAEQADLGAKARALLESCGLPSVAAEGFKAPGVVVSYTTDPDIQSGKKFLAAGLQVASGVPLQCDEPADFMTFRIGLFGLEKLHNVDRTVAHLAAALTEVGLREAAPVR; encoded by the coding sequence ATGACCGCACTGCTTCCCAATGTCGACCCGGACGGACTGCTGGAATTCTCCGTGGTCTACACCGACCGCGCGCTCAACCACATGTCCAAGCGCTTCCAGCAGGTGATGCGGGAGATGAACCGCATCCTCGCGAAGGTCTACCACGCCCAGGCCGCCGTGATCGTCCCCGGCAGCGGCACCTTCGGCATGGAGGCCGTGGCCCGGCAGTTCGCCACGGGCAAGAAGGCGCTGGTGATCCGGGACGGCTTCTTCAGCTTCCGCTGGTCGCAGATCTTCGACATGGGCGGGATTCCCGCCTCGCATGTCGTGCTCAAGGCGCGGCGCACCGGCACGGATCGGCAGTCCCCCTGGGTGCCGACGCCGATCGCGGAAGTGGTGGCCGCCATCGCCGCGGAGAAGCCCGCCGTGGTGATCGCCCCGCATGTGGAGACCGCCGCCGGCATCATCCTCCCCAATGACTACCTGAAGGCTGTGGCCGAGGCGACCCACGCCGTGGGCGGGCTGTTCGTGCTGGACTGCATCGCGTCGGGCTGCATGTGGGTGGACATGGAGGCCCTCGGTGTGGATGTCCTCGTGAGCGCCCCCCAGAAGGGCTGGAGCGGCAGCCCCTGCTGCGCCATGGTCATGCTCTCCGAAAGGGCCAAGGGCGTGATGGAAGCCAGCACCAGCACCAGCTTCGCCTGCGACCTCAAGAAGTGGTCCGCGATCATGGACGCCTACCTGAAGGGCGGCCACGCCTACCACGCCACCATGCCCACGGATGCCCTGGCCAAGGTATGCGCGGTGATGCAGGAGATGGAGGCCTACGGCTTCGACAAGCTGCAGGCCGAGCAGGCGGATCTGGGCGCCAAGGCCCGCGCCCTGCTGGAGAGCTGCGGCCTGCCCAGCGTGGCGGCCGAGGGCTTCAAGGCTCCGGGCGTGGTGGTGAGCTACACCACGGACCCCGACATCCAGTCCGGGAAGAAGTTCCTGGCCGCGGGCCTGCAGGTGGCCTCCGGCGTGCCGCTGCAGTGCGACGAACCGGCGGACTTCATGACCTTCCGCATCGGCCTGTTCGGGCTGGAGAAGCTGCACAATGTGGACCGCACCGTGGCGCACCTGGCGGCGGCCCTGACGGAAGTCGGCCTTCGCGAAGCGGCTCCGGTCCGGTAA
- a CDS encoding cupin domain-containing protein: protein MTTCELETLKGLIDSTPDVAVLINLRDYYAKRSLPEKGVDSEVVYECPRTQMMIRTAVKGTTIGRHFHTVCDEYVIVVGGKGEIMVNGEWKPVKAGDVHVCPRGIVHDTRALEEDLQYLSIFTPHLPAGTDINWLK from the coding sequence ATGACGACCTGTGAACTGGAAACCCTGAAGGGCCTCATCGACTCCACCCCGGATGTGGCCGTCCTGATCAACCTGCGCGACTACTACGCCAAGCGTTCCCTGCCCGAGAAGGGCGTGGACAGCGAAGTGGTCTACGAGTGCCCGCGCACGCAGATGATGATCCGGACCGCCGTGAAGGGCACCACCATCGGCCGCCACTTCCACACGGTCTGCGACGAGTATGTGATCGTGGTCGGGGGCAAGGGCGAGATTATGGTCAACGGCGAGTGGAAACCCGTGAAGGCCGGCGATGTGCATGTCTGCCCCCGGGGCATCGTCCACGACACCCGGGCGCTGGAGGAGGATCTCCAGTACCTGTCGATCTTCACGCCGCACCTCCCTGCTGGCACGGACATCAACTGGCTTAAATAG
- a CDS encoding L-lactate permease, with protein MQWNQNYAALQGSLLLTALVVAIPIFFLFWALAVKRMKGHVAGLLTLLLTIIISVLVYRMPLSAALSASALGMVTGLFPIGWIILTAVFLFNLTVESGQFEIIKGSISSLSPDRRIQALLIAFSFSAFMEGVAGQGAPVAVAAAMLIGLGFPPLPAAVICLVANTPPVPFGPVGVPTMMMSTVTGIPATTMARAIGIDMAFMALIIPFFMVVVMVGFKRALEVIPAALVAGISYGATSLVISTYFGPELPAITASVVSLLCLVIFIRFWQPKTTWTFEEDKAANPATGVRHTAGQIFKAWSPFLILMIVMGLWGTPFFKNYAEKTHHWFLAVPHWPWLDGVVFKAAPIVAKPAVYGASYKWQWLTAPGTAMFLSSLISMVVLGISPATGAKVFAKTFMQLRFALITLASVIGLGFLANYSGMSFTLGLAMAVLTGMAFPIFSPIIGLVGVFLTGSVTSSAALFGKLQQVTAGHLGFNPVLTTSANLFGGVMGKLISPQSIAVACAAVGLVGRETDIFRKTLKYSLILLGIVIVVVLLQAFVIPWILPTAPAVS; from the coding sequence ATGCAGTGGAACCAAAACTACGCCGCGCTTCAGGGGAGCCTGCTCCTCACCGCCCTGGTGGTGGCCATCCCCATCTTCTTCTTGTTCTGGGCCCTGGCCGTGAAGCGCATGAAGGGCCATGTGGCGGGGCTACTCACGCTGCTTCTCACGATCATCATCAGCGTGCTCGTCTACCGGATGCCGCTCAGCGCCGCGCTGTCGGCCTCCGCCCTGGGCATGGTGACGGGTCTCTTTCCCATCGGTTGGATCATCCTGACGGCGGTCTTCCTCTTCAACCTCACGGTGGAATCGGGACAGTTCGAGATCATCAAAGGCTCGATTTCATCCCTGTCTCCGGATCGCCGGATCCAGGCGCTGCTCATCGCCTTCTCCTTCTCCGCCTTCATGGAAGGCGTGGCCGGGCAGGGCGCTCCGGTGGCGGTGGCCGCGGCCATGCTCATCGGCTTGGGCTTTCCCCCTCTGCCAGCCGCCGTCATCTGCCTCGTGGCCAACACGCCGCCCGTGCCCTTCGGGCCCGTGGGCGTCCCGACCATGATGATGTCCACCGTGACGGGCATTCCCGCCACGACCATGGCCCGTGCCATCGGCATCGACATGGCCTTCATGGCCCTGATCATTCCCTTCTTCATGGTGGTCGTCATGGTGGGCTTCAAGCGGGCCCTGGAAGTCATTCCGGCGGCGCTGGTGGCCGGCATCAGCTACGGCGCCACCTCGTTGGTGATCTCCACCTACTTCGGGCCCGAGCTGCCCGCGATCACAGCCTCCGTGGTGTCGCTGCTCTGCCTGGTGATCTTCATCCGCTTCTGGCAGCCCAAGACCACCTGGACCTTCGAGGAGGACAAGGCCGCGAACCCGGCCACAGGCGTCCGCCACACGGCGGGCCAAATATTTAAGGCCTGGTCCCCCTTCCTCATCCTCATGATCGTCATGGGTCTCTGGGGCACGCCCTTCTTCAAGAACTACGCCGAGAAGACCCACCACTGGTTCCTGGCCGTGCCCCACTGGCCCTGGCTGGACGGCGTCGTCTTCAAGGCCGCGCCCATCGTCGCCAAGCCTGCCGTCTACGGCGCCAGCTACAAGTGGCAGTGGCTCACGGCCCCCGGCACGGCCATGTTCCTCTCGTCGCTGATCTCCATGGTCGTGCTGGGCATCAGTCCCGCCACCGGCGCCAAGGTCTTCGCGAAGACCTTCATGCAGCTCCGGTTCGCCCTCATCACGCTGGCCTCGGTGATCGGCTTGGGCTTCCTGGCCAACTACTCAGGCATGTCCTTCACCCTGGGCTTGGCCATGGCGGTTCTCACGGGCATGGCCTTCCCGATCTTCTCCCCCATCATCGGCCTGGTGGGTGTGTTCCTCACGGGCTCGGTGACCTCGTCGGCGGCCCTGTTCGGCAAGCTCCAGCAGGTCACCGCCGGGCACCTGGGCTTCAACCCCGTGCTCACCACCTCGGCCAACCTGTTCGGCGGCGTCATGGGCAAGCTGATCTCCCCCCAGTCCATTGCCGTGGCCTGCGCCGCGGTGGGGCTCGTGGGTCGGGAGACGGACATTTTCAGGAAGACCCTTAAGTATTCCCTGATCCTTCTGGGGATCGTGATCGTCGTGGTGCTCTTGCAGGCCTTCGTCATCCCCTGGATTCTGCCCACGGCTCCGGCCGTCAGCTGA
- a CDS encoding DUF480 domain-containing protein gives MSDFDLPLLECRILGCLLEKQLSTPDAYPLSMNALLNACNQSSNRAPVLTVTEPEVQASVEALLARGLAEHWPGRVLKVAHTAKPTWNLSVQEAALLAELLLRGPQTPGELRTNTRRMYAFPDLAELEGCLGALLEAEPPLIQRLPRAPGAREARVAHLLSGPVEGQAPAQAPTQDAAPARSGRLDQLEGEVATLRDELMELREAFEAFKAQF, from the coding sequence ATGTCCGACTTCGACCTCCCGCTCCTGGAATGCCGCATCCTGGGCTGCCTGCTGGAGAAGCAGCTGAGCACGCCGGACGCCTATCCTTTGTCCATGAACGCGCTGCTCAACGCCTGCAACCAGTCCAGCAACCGCGCCCCAGTGCTGACGGTGACGGAACCGGAGGTCCAGGCCTCGGTGGAGGCCCTCCTTGCCCGCGGGCTGGCCGAGCACTGGCCGGGCCGGGTCCTGAAGGTGGCGCACACCGCCAAGCCCACCTGGAACCTCTCTGTTCAGGAGGCGGCCCTGCTGGCAGAGCTGCTCCTCCGGGGGCCCCAGACGCCCGGCGAGCTGCGCACCAACACGCGGCGGATGTATGCCTTCCCCGACCTGGCGGAGCTGGAGGGCTGCCTTGGCGCGCTCCTGGAGGCCGAACCGCCCCTCATCCAGCGACTCCCCCGGGCGCCCGGGGCCCGCGAAGCGCGGGTGGCGCACCTGCTCTCGGGCCCGGTGGAGGGCCAGGCTCCGGCCCAAGCCCCCACCCAGGATGCCGCTCCCGCCCGTTCCGGTCGGCTCGACCAGCTGGAAGGCGAAGTCGCCACCCTGCGCGACGAGCTTATGGAACTCCGGGAAGCTTTCGAGGCCTTCAAGGCCCAGTTCTAG
- a CDS encoding barstar family protein: MSDWTFLTSAEGPHLCVWRGAAAALAEAVPAAEPLRWLRGSRMRTRAGLLDEWAAAAQFPPYFGGTWDSLRDSLSDLPAGGTFLVFDADQLLQDAPPSDGVTLMAVLEAVAEDLAPRPFHLVLQVEPSHHGDLVEGLRRLRVPFREV, encoded by the coding sequence ATGAGCGACTGGACCTTCCTCACCTCCGCCGAAGGGCCGCACCTCTGCGTGTGGCGCGGGGCAGCCGCCGCACTGGCGGAGGCCGTTCCGGCGGCGGAGCCCCTTCGCTGGCTGCGGGGGAGCCGCATGCGGACCCGGGCGGGGCTCTTGGACGAATGGGCGGCGGCCGCCCAGTTTCCTCCCTACTTCGGCGGCACCTGGGACAGCCTCCGAGACAGCCTGTCGGACCTGCCCGCGGGCGGGACCTTCCTGGTCTTCGACGCGGACCAGCTGCTCCAGGATGCGCCGCCTTCGGACGGCGTCACGCTGATGGCTGTGCTGGAAGCCGTGGCGGAGGACCTGGCGCCCCGGCCCTTCCACCTGGTGCTCCAGGTGGAGCCCAGCCACCACGGCGACCTGGTGGAGGGCTTGCGCCGCCTCCGGGTGCCCTTCCGCGAGGTCTAG
- a CDS encoding ribonuclease domain-containing protein — MTRWRRTLAHLAAGLVALAALLPLTACGPQGPASAPSAPAAQVQVAPADPLPPHARETLAYIRQHGYAQPGYVGGRIFGNYEGALPRYDARRKRIEYREWDVHPRAEGRNRGTERLVTGSDGRVWYTVDHYRTFVEVR; from the coding sequence ATGACTCGCTGGCGGAGGACCCTCGCGCACCTGGCCGCCGGCCTGGTCGCCCTGGCCGCTCTGTTGCCGCTCACGGCCTGCGGACCCCAGGGCCCAGCTTCAGCCCCGTCGGCCCCGGCCGCGCAGGTCCAGGTGGCTCCAGCGGACCCCCTCCCCCCCCACGCCCGCGAGACCCTGGCCTACATCCGGCAGCACGGCTACGCCCAGCCCGGCTATGTGGGCGGCCGCATCTTCGGCAATTACGAGGGTGCACTCCCCCGTTACGACGCCCGCCGGAAGCGCATCGAGTACCGGGAGTGGGATGTGCATCCCCGGGCCGAGGGCCGCAACCGGGGCACCGAGCGCCTGGTCACGGGCAGCGACGGGCGGGTCTGGTACACGGTCGACCACTACCGCACCTTCGTCGAGGTCCGATGA
- a CDS encoding MFS transporter, producing MSTEAPTRALPAPPAAFRWLVLVVISLAMFGNYYVYDAISPLADVLQKQLGFTDGNIGLLQGIYSVPNIIMVLVGGILIDRIGVKKATFLFAVLCFMGALLTALSPKLWVMASGRLVFGLGAESLIVAVTAAVAQWFRGKELSFAFGINLLIARLGSFAALNSPTWARWAFGSWRTPLLIATVFGAVCVIAAGVYWLMENGAAKRYALGGQGGTDKVVWGDLLKFSPTYWYVVALCITFYSGIFPFQTFAVKFFQDAHGVTRETGGFLSSMLTLFAMIGTPLFGLMVDRVGKRALFMMLGSLLLIPVYLLMAYTQVSLFVPMAMMGIAFSLIPAVMWPSVAYLVPEEKLGTAYGLMTLIQNVGLAGFNFLIGWANDHAAASAAHPAGYRLGMWIFSSLGFFGFLFAYLLRQAETGPDAHGLETITTANQAG from the coding sequence ATGTCCACCGAAGCCCCCACTCGCGCCCTGCCGGCTCCGCCGGCGGCCTTCCGCTGGCTGGTGCTGGTGGTGATCAGCCTGGCCATGTTCGGCAACTACTATGTCTATGACGCCATCAGCCCCCTGGCAGATGTGCTTCAGAAGCAGCTGGGCTTCACGGATGGCAACATCGGGCTGCTCCAGGGGATCTACAGCGTGCCCAACATCATCATGGTGCTGGTGGGCGGCATCCTCATCGACCGCATCGGCGTGAAGAAGGCCACCTTCCTGTTCGCCGTCCTCTGCTTCATGGGCGCCCTCCTCACGGCGCTGAGCCCCAAGCTATGGGTCATGGCCTCGGGCCGCCTGGTCTTCGGCCTGGGGGCCGAGAGCCTCATCGTGGCCGTCACGGCGGCGGTGGCCCAGTGGTTCCGCGGCAAGGAACTGAGCTTCGCCTTCGGCATCAACCTGCTCATCGCGCGGCTGGGCTCCTTCGCGGCCCTGAACAGCCCCACCTGGGCCCGCTGGGCCTTCGGCTCCTGGCGCACGCCCCTTCTTATCGCCACAGTCTTCGGTGCGGTGTGCGTCATCGCCGCGGGCGTCTACTGGCTCATGGAGAACGGCGCGGCGAAGCGCTACGCCCTGGGCGGGCAGGGTGGCACGGACAAGGTGGTCTGGGGCGACCTGCTGAAGTTCAGCCCCACCTACTGGTATGTGGTGGCCCTCTGCATCACCTTCTACAGCGGCATCTTCCCCTTCCAGACCTTTGCCGTGAAGTTCTTCCAGGATGCGCACGGGGTGACCCGCGAAACCGGCGGCTTCCTGTCCTCGATGCTCACCCTTTTCGCCATGATCGGCACGCCCCTCTTCGGGCTGATGGTGGATCGCGTGGGCAAGCGGGCCCTCTTCATGATGCTGGGCAGCCTGCTGCTGATCCCGGTCTACCTGCTCATGGCCTACACGCAGGTGAGCCTCTTCGTGCCCATGGCCATGATGGGCATCGCCTTCAGCCTGATCCCGGCGGTCATGTGGCCCTCCGTGGCCTACCTGGTGCCGGAGGAGAAGCTGGGCACAGCCTATGGGCTGATGACGCTCATCCAGAATGTGGGGTTGGCGGGCTTCAACTTCCTCATCGGCTGGGCCAACGACCATGCCGCCGCCAGCGCCGCGCATCCCGCGGGATACCGGCTGGGCATGTGGATCTTCAGCAGCCTCGGCTTCTTCGGCTTCCTCTTCGCCTACCTGCTGCGCCAGGCGGAGACGGGGCCGGATGCCCATGGGTTGGAAACCATCACCACCGCCAACCAGGCCGGGTAG
- a CDS encoding M4 family metallopeptidase, giving the protein MPSRFALRLAAAAVLVVPAFAARPADSPLADEARRHLDARVYQLGLDRDHGFSPKSVFEEPTGEAHIRMHQLYKGVRVFEGESVVHMRGGAVTDRTDALVRGLNLNVVPTLAHGEALAVAHQSLAPKGAYAHAPTSELVVATLTRDIETPRGTRTLSRPALAYHIHTELENGAEETRHTDFLVDAHTGAILESWSTLHTISGTGNSQFSGTVAINTTANGATYDLRDTTRGMNYATYNLNHATTGTGTLYNDADNTWGDGANYVAGGSTTTANGQTAAVDAHYGVGLTYDFYKNVLSRNGIDGNNGATYSRVHYSSAYDNAFWSDSCFCMTYGDGSSFKSLESIDVAGHEMSHGVMARTANLTYRGESGGLNEANSDIFGSMVEFMAHGGGTNTVPNYTSITGTIQVNYGSVPAANYLIGEQLATNAFNKPLRYMYKPSLDGSSPDAWSKTLGRLDVHYSSGVANHFFFLLAHGSQIDAFSGNLQSPLANGVTSIAGIGNDLAARIWYKAITAYMTSSTNYAGARVATLNACTALGYPSGSSVYTTVNNAWLAVNVK; this is encoded by the coding sequence ATGCCCTCTCGTTTCGCCCTTCGTCTCGCCGCGGCAGCGGTTCTCGTGGTTCCCGCCTTCGCCGCCCGTCCCGCGGACAGCCCCCTGGCTGACGAGGCGCGCCGCCACCTGGACGCCCGGGTCTACCAGCTGGGCCTGGATCGCGACCACGGGTTCTCGCCCAAGAGCGTCTTCGAGGAACCCACCGGCGAGGCCCACATCCGCATGCACCAGCTCTACAAGGGCGTGCGCGTCTTCGAGGGCGAGTCGGTCGTGCACATGCGCGGGGGTGCCGTCACGGACCGCACCGACGCGCTGGTCCGCGGCCTCAACCTGAATGTCGTCCCCACCCTGGCGCACGGCGAGGCCCTGGCCGTGGCCCACCAGTCCCTGGCCCCGAAAGGCGCCTACGCCCACGCACCCACCTCCGAGCTCGTGGTCGCCACCCTTACCCGGGACATTGAGACCCCCCGCGGCACCCGCACCCTTTCCCGCCCGGCCCTGGCCTACCACATCCACACCGAGCTGGAGAACGGCGCCGAGGAGACCCGGCACACCGACTTCCTCGTGGACGCCCACACCGGCGCGATCCTTGAAAGCTGGAGCACCCTCCACACGATCAGCGGCACGGGCAACTCCCAGTTCTCGGGCACGGTCGCCATCAACACCACGGCCAACGGCGCGACCTACGACCTGCGCGACACCACGCGCGGCATGAACTACGCCACCTACAACCTGAACCACGCCACCACGGGCACCGGCACCCTCTACAACGACGCCGACAACACCTGGGGCGACGGCGCCAACTATGTGGCCGGGGGCAGCACCACCACCGCCAACGGCCAGACCGCGGCCGTGGACGCCCACTACGGCGTGGGCCTCACCTACGACTTCTACAAGAATGTCCTGAGCCGGAACGGCATCGACGGCAACAACGGCGCCACCTACAGCCGCGTGCACTACAGCTCGGCCTACGACAATGCCTTCTGGTCCGACAGCTGCTTCTGCATGACCTACGGCGACGGCTCCTCCTTCAAGTCCCTCGAGTCCATTGATGTCGCCGGCCACGAGATGAGCCACGGCGTCATGGCCCGCACCGCGAACCTCACCTACCGCGGCGAGTCCGGCGGCCTGAACGAGGCGAACTCCGACATCTTCGGCAGCATGGTCGAGTTCATGGCCCATGGGGGCGGCACCAACACTGTGCCCAACTACACCAGCATCACCGGCACCATCCAGGTGAACTACGGCTCCGTGCCCGCCGCCAACTACCTCATCGGCGAGCAGCTGGCCACGAACGCCTTCAACAAGCCCCTGCGCTACATGTACAAGCCCAGCCTCGACGGCTCCAGCCCGGATGCCTGGTCCAAGACGCTCGGCCGCCTGGATGTCCACTACAGTTCCGGCGTGGCCAACCACTTCTTCTTCCTCCTCGCCCACGGCAGCCAGATCGACGCCTTCTCGGGCAACCTCCAGTCCCCCCTGGCCAACGGCGTCACCAGCATCGCCGGCATCGGCAACGATCTGGCCGCCCGCATCTGGTACAAGGCCATCACGGCCTACATGACCAGCAGCACCAACTACGCCGGCGCCCGCGTGGCCACCCTGAATGCCTGCACCGCTCTCGGCTACCCCTCGGGCAGCTCGGTCTACACGACCGTGAACAATGCCTGGCTGGCCGTGAATGTGAAGTAG
- a CDS encoding APC family permease, producing MQSLRRILLGRRLSSDETQHTKISNPVALAVFSSDAISSVAYATQEILASLSGALVPVAGGLALVGAGIFGWSIPVALSIVALLAILAISYRQTILAYPGGGGAYIVAKENLGDIPALTAGASLLIDYILTVAVSASSGIAAITAAVPALAGHNVALTLLAIGFIAIMNLRGIQESGHLFAIPTYGFVVSIFLVMGYGILRLLLGEGPSPAQAQQAVAQGAHLAGVSMVWIFMRAFSAGCTALTGVEAISNGTTAFRDPVGPNAAKTMIWMVLLLGTMFLGITLLAHQYGVTYQHSTNPAVVAETLLSKLNKAILGDVSHGLPKLMYYLAQGFTFAILVVAANTAFADFPRLAALQARDGFLPRQFASQGDRLVFSNGILILFFFSGLLVWLFHANTDILLPLYAAGVFMGFTLSQTGMVAHWRKVKGPRWHAKAMVNGLGAVTALVVLLDIALTKFIHGAWIVILLVPVLVVVHFSIRRHYVGVKSRLAASRTDAFLPTKHHALVLVNGIHRGVVQSLLYARLIAGDRVEALTVDLGSDGTRESPAMEKLRADWIIYGMGVPLRCLPSPYRKLVEPVLGEVDRIHAAEPELALTVILPEFITSKWWQQFLHNQSALRLKAALLMRSGVIVTSVPMHLPQ from the coding sequence ATGCAGAGCCTGAGGCGGATCCTCCTGGGACGGCGGTTATCCAGCGACGAGACGCAGCACACCAAGATCAGCAACCCGGTGGCTCTGGCCGTGTTCAGCTCGGACGCGATCTCCTCCGTGGCCTATGCCACGCAGGAGATCCTGGCCTCGCTCTCCGGGGCGCTGGTGCCGGTGGCCGGCGGCTTGGCGCTGGTGGGCGCGGGGATCTTCGGATGGTCCATCCCGGTGGCCCTCAGCATCGTGGCGCTGCTGGCGATCCTGGCCATCAGCTACCGGCAGACCATCCTGGCCTATCCGGGCGGGGGCGGCGCCTACATCGTGGCCAAGGAGAACCTGGGCGACATCCCCGCCCTGACGGCCGGGGCCTCCCTTCTCATCGACTACATCCTGACCGTGGCCGTGTCCGCCTCGTCGGGCATCGCCGCCATCACGGCCGCCGTGCCGGCCCTGGCGGGACACAATGTCGCCCTGACGCTCCTGGCCATCGGGTTCATCGCCATCATGAACCTCCGGGGCATCCAGGAGAGCGGCCATCTCTTCGCGATTCCCACCTACGGCTTCGTGGTGAGCATCTTCCTGGTGATGGGCTATGGCATCCTCCGCCTGCTCCTCGGGGAGGGCCCCTCGCCCGCGCAGGCCCAGCAGGCCGTGGCCCAGGGCGCCCACCTTGCGGGGGTGTCGATGGTCTGGATCTTCATGCGGGCCTTCAGCGCGGGCTGCACGGCGCTGACGGGGGTGGAGGCCATCAGCAACGGCACGACGGCCTTTCGGGATCCCGTGGGGCCCAACGCCGCCAAGACCATGATCTGGATGGTGCTGCTGCTGGGAACGATGTTTCTGGGCATCACCCTGCTGGCCCACCAGTACGGGGTGACCTACCAGCACAGCACGAATCCGGCGGTGGTGGCTGAGACGCTGCTGTCCAAGCTGAACAAGGCCATCCTCGGCGATGTGAGCCACGGCCTTCCGAAGCTGATGTACTACCTGGCCCAGGGCTTCACCTTCGCCATCCTGGTGGTGGCGGCCAACACGGCCTTCGCGGACTTCCCCCGCCTGGCGGCCCTCCAGGCCCGGGACGGCTTCCTGCCGCGCCAGTTCGCCAGCCAGGGCGACCGCCTGGTCTTCTCCAACGGCATCCTCATTCTCTTCTTCTTCTCCGGCCTGCTGGTCTGGCTCTTCCACGCCAATACGGACATCCTGCTGCCCCTCTACGCGGCGGGCGTGTTCATGGGGTTCACCCTCAGCCAGACCGGCATGGTGGCGCACTGGCGCAAGGTGAAGGGCCCGCGCTGGCATGCCAAGGCGATGGTGAACGGCCTGGGGGCCGTCACGGCCCTGGTGGTGCTGCTGGACATCGCCCTCACCAAGTTCATCCACGGGGCCTGGATCGTGATCTTGTTGGTGCCCGTGCTGGTGGTCGTCCACTTCAGCATCCGTCGCCACTATGTGGGCGTGAAGTCCCGGCTGGCCGCCAGCCGCACGGACGCCTTCCTGCCAACCAAGCACCACGCCCTGGTGCTGGTGAACGGCATCCACCGGGGTGTGGTGCAGTCGCTTCTGTATGCCCGGCTCATCGCGGGAGACCGCGTGGAGGCCCTCACGGTGGATCTCGGCTCCGACGGCACCCGGGAGAGCCCGGCCATGGAGAAGCTGCGGGCCGACTGGATCATCTACGGCATGGGCGTGCCCCTGCGCTGCCTGCCGAGCCCCTACCGCAAGCTCGTGGAGCCCGTTCTGGGGGAGGTGGACCGGATCCATGCCGCGGAACCGGAACTGGCGCTCACGGTCATCCTGCCGGAGTTCATCACCTCGAAGTGGTGGCAGCAGTTCCTCCACAACCAGAGCGCCCTGCGCCTCAAGGCCGCCCTGCTGATGCGGTCGGGCGTCATCGTGACCTCCGTGCCCATGCATCTCCCCCAGTAG